In Populus trichocarpa isolate Nisqually-1 chromosome 7, P.trichocarpa_v4.1, whole genome shotgun sequence, the following proteins share a genomic window:
- the LOC7483108 gene encoding uncharacterized protein LOC7483108, with translation MSAQLSKTDSEVSSLTPSSPARSSPPRRPVYYVQSPSRDSHDGEKTTNSFHSTPVLSPMGSPPHSHSNSSLGPHSRESSSTRYSASLKPHKQHKTDGSGPKGRKPWKEFDAIEEEGLLDGDNGPHGMSRRCYFLAFIVGFWILFSLFSLILWGASRPQKPTITMKNIIFDQFIVHAGMDFSGVATEMVSMNCTVKLTFRNTATFFGVHVTSTPLDLSYSELTVATGTISKFYQSRKSQRTLTVMVKGSKIPLYGGGASLSSLNGAPTQPVPLILNFMVRSRAYVLGKLVKPKFYKRIECSVVMDPKKMNVPISLKNKCTYQ, from the exons atgtcAGCTCAACTGTCAAAGACAGACTCAGAGGTGAGCAGCCTAACTCCATCATCACCCGCAAGATCGTCTCCTCCCCGCCGCCCTGTATACTATGTGCAGAGTCCATCAAGAGACTCCCATGATGGAGAAAAAACCACGAACTCATTCCACTCTACTCCTGTACTTAGCCCAATGGGTTCACCCCCTCACTCTCATTCCAACTCTTCCTTAGGCCCTCATTCGCGCGAGTCCTCCTCTACGCGCTACTCTGCCTCCCTTAAGCCTCACAAACAACATAAAACCGATGGATCGGGTCCCAAAGGCCGAAAACCCTGGAAGGAATTTGATGCCATTGAAGAAGAAGGACTTCTCGATGGTGATAATGGCCCCCATGGCATGTCTCGTCGCTGTTATTTTCTTGCCTTCATCGTGGGGTTCtggattcttttttctttgttttccttgatTCTTTGGGGCGCAAGTCGGCCTCAAAAACCCACCATAACCATGAAG AACATAATTTTCGATCAATTTATTGTACACGCTGGAATGGACTTCTCTGGAGTGGCAACAGAAATGGTGTCAATGAACTGCACAGTGAAGCTCACATTTCGCAACACCGCTACATTTTTCGGTGTCCATGTTACATCAACACCTCTGGACCTATCCTACTCTGAACTCACCGTGGCTACTGGCACT ATATCTAAGTTCTATCAATCAAGAAAGAGTCAAAGAACATTAACAGTTATGGTGAAAGGCAGTAAAATTCCATTGTATGGAGGGGGAGCTAGCTTGAGCAGTTTGAATGGTGCACCAACTCAACCAGTGCCATTGATACTGAACTTCATGGTTAGATCAAGAGCTTATGTGTTAGGCAAGCTGGTCAAACCCAAATTCTACAAAAGGATCGAGTGCTCTGTGGTCATGGATCCTAAGAAAATGAATGTGCCAATTTCTCTCAAGAATAAATGCACTTATCAATAA
- the LOC7462606 gene encoding subtilisin-like protease SBT1.9, with protein MATPILKVGCSLVFTISLLASTLAQSDTYIIHMDRSAMPKAFTDHHNWYLATISSVSDTAKSTFTRTSKHIYTYTSSVQGFSASLTKSELEALKKSPGYISSTRDRKIKVHTTHTSEFLGLSSSSGAWPTANYGEDMIIGLVDTGIWPESESFSDEGMTEVPSRWKGKCEPGTQFNSSMCNKKLIGARYYNKGLLANDPKIKISMNSTRDTDGHGTHTSSTAAGNYVKGASYFGYANGTSSGMAPRARIAMYKAIWRYGVYESDVLAAIDQAIQDGVDILSLSLTVAIEDDFFLEDDTIAIASFAAMEKGVFVAASAGNAGPNYYTLVNGAPWMLTIGAGTIDREFEGVLTLGNGNQISFPTVYPGNYSLSHKPLVFMDGCESVNELKKVKNKIIVCKDNLTFSDQIDNAASARVSGAVFISNHTSPSEFYTRSSFPAVYIGLQDGQRVIDYIKESKDPRGTVVFRKTVTGTKPAPRVDGYSGRGPFASCRSVLKPDLLAPGTLVLASWSPISSVAEVRSHSLFSKFNLLSGTSMATPHVAGVAALIKKAHPDWSPAAIRSALMTTADSLDNTLSPIKDASNNNLPATPIDIGSGHINPNKSLDPGLIYDATAEDYIKLLCAMNYTNKQIQIITRSSHHDCKNRSLDLNYPSFIAYFDSYDSGSKEKVVHKFQRTLTNVGERMSSYTAKLLGMDGIKVSVEPQKLVFKKEHEKLSYTLTLEGPKSLEEDVIHGSLSWVHDGGKYVVRSPIVATSVTP; from the coding sequence ATGGCTACTCCAATTCTCAAGGTGGGATGTTCACTTGTTTTCACAATCTCCCTGCTTGCTTCTACTTTGGCACAATCTGATACATATATCATCCACATGGACCGGTCAGCCATGCCCAAAGCATTCACTGACCACCATAACTGGTATTTGGCCACTATTTCTTCTGTATCAGATACTGCTAAATCAACCTTCACCAGAACCTCTAAGCATATCTACACTTATACTAGTTCTGTCCAAGGATTTAGTGCCAGTCTCACTAAATCTGAACTGGAAGCCCTCAAAAAATCCCCTGGCTACATTTCTTCGACTCGAGACCGTAAAATAAAAGTTCACACAACTCATACTTCAGAGTTTCTTGGTCTGAGTTCCAGTTCTGGTGCATGGCCAACCGCAAATTATGGTGAAGATATGATCATTGGATTGGTGGACACTGGAATTTGGCCAGAGAGTGAGAGCTTCAGCGACGAAGGAATGACAGAAGTTCCATCGAGATGGAAAGGGAAATGTGAGCCAGGTACCCAGTTCAATTCTTCCATGTGTAACAAGAAGCTCATCGGTGCTCGATATTACAACAAAGGCCTACTTGCAAATGATCCaaagataaaaatttcaatgaacTCTACAAGAGATACAGATGGACATGGAACACATACTTCATCCACTGCTGCAGGAAACTATGTGAAAGGAGCATCTTATTTTGGTTATGCCAATGGTACTTCCAGTGGTATGGCGCCACGGGCTAGAATAGCTATGTACAAAGCAATTTGGAGATACGGGGTCTATGAATCGGATGTTCTTGCTGCAATAGACCAGGCAATTCAAGATGGCGTGGATATATTGTCTTTGTCTTTGACTGTAGCCATTGAAGATGACTTCTTTTTGGAAGATGATACGATCGCAATAGCTTCTTTTGCAGCAATGGAAAAGGGTGTATTTGTAGCAGCATCAGCTGGAAATGCGGGGCCTAATTACTATACATTAGTCAATGGAGCACCATGGATGCTAACTATTGGTGCGGGTACTATAGACCGTGAATTTGAGGGAGTTTTAACTTTGGGTAATGGCAATCAAATTTCTTTCCCAACAGTGTATCCCGGGAATTATTCCCTAAGCCACAAGCCTCTTGTTTTCATGGATGGGTGTGAAAGTGTGAATGAATTGAAGAAAGTTAAGAACAAGATTATTGTGTGCAAGGACAACCTAACTTTCAGTGATCAAATTGACAACGCCGCATCTGCCAGAGTTTCAGGAGCTGTTTTCATCAGTAATCATACTTCCCCGTCAGAATTTTACACTCGAAGTTCATTTCCAGCAGTGTATATTGGTCTCCAAGATGGTCAGAGGGTAATAGACTACATAAAGGAGAGCAAAGATCCGAGAGGAACTGTGGTATTTCGTAAGACAGTTACCGGCACCAAGCCAGCACCAAGAGTAGATGGCTATAGTGGTAGAGGGCCATTTGCAAGCTGCCGCAGTGTCCTGAAGCCAGACCTTCTGGCTCCTGGGACATTGGTTCTTGCATCATGGTCTCCAATAAGTTCAGTGGCTGAGGTTCGGTCACATTCCTTGTTTAGCAAATTCAATCTCTTATCTGGCACCTCCATGGCTACTCCTCATGTTGCTGGCGTAGCTGCGCTTATAAAGAAAGCACATCCAGACTGGAGTCCTGCAGCCATCAGGTCTGCCCTTATGACCACAGCAGATTCACTAGACAATACTCTGAGCCCCATTAAAGATGCTTCAAACAATAACTTGCCGGCCACCCCTATTGACATAGGATCCGGCCACATAAATCCCAACAAGTCACTTGATCCTGGGCTTATCTATGACGCGACAGCAGAGGACTACATAAAGCTTCTTTGTGCAATGAActacacaaacaaacaaatccaAATCATCACTAGATCATCCCATCACGACTGCAAAAACAGGTCTTTGGATCTTAATTATCCATCTTTTATTGCTTATTTTGACAGCTATGACTCGGGTTCGAAGGAAAAGGTTGTGCACAAATTCCAAAGGACTCTAACCAATGTTGGAGAGCGAATGTCAAGTTATACTGCAAAGCTGCTTGGCATGGACGGTATAAAGGTGAGTGTGGAGCCACAGAAGTTGGTATTCAAGAAGGAACATGAGAAGCTGAGCTATACTCTTACTCTGGAGGGCCCCAAATCACTGGAAGAGGACGTGATCCATGGCTCTTTGAGCTGGGTGCATGATGGTGGTAAATATGTGGTTAGGAGTCCTATAGTAGCCACAAGCGTTACCCCATGA